From a single Zygotorulaspora mrakii chromosome 2, complete sequence genomic region:
- the ECL1 gene encoding Ecl1p (similar to Saccharomyces cerevisiae YGR146C; ancestral locus Anc_4.79), giving the protein MSPFNDYCVVCDQLIPQSPESVKNTCTEKKHSHVGCSGKVLYCSEDCRQKDQHLIHQRLESLVSCETCHETVDDPESLIKSPLLVPIDHSQQKYDEGDDDGGASYRLMNMVSSSTISIPRLSLQPPTPPISYDSIYHDHVAEKNYQLWLNQNH; this is encoded by the coding sequence ATGTCACCATTCAACGATTATTGTGTTGTTTGTGATCAATTAATCCCACAATCACCCGAATCAGTCAAAAATACTTGCACGGAAAAGAAGCATTCGCATGTAGGTTGTTCGGGCAAAGTATTATATTGCTCTGAAGACTGCCGACAAAAAGATCAGCATTTAATACACCAGAGATTGGAATCACTGGTAAGTTGTGAAACCTGCCATGAAACAGTTGACGACCCAGAATCGCTTATTAAGTCGCCGCTGTTAGTCCCAATAGATCATTCTCAGCAAAAATATGATGaaggtgatgatgatgggGGAGCGTCGTATCGGTTAATGAATATGGTGTCTTCAAGCACCATTTCAATCCCAAGGCTTTCATTACAGCCGCCAACACCACCAATTTCATATGATTCAATTTACCACGATCATGTTGCCGAGAAAAACTATCAATTATGGCTGAATCAAAACCATTAA
- the SEC9 gene encoding Sec9p (similar to Saccharomyces cerevisiae SEC9 (YGR009C); ancestral locus Anc_4.78), which translates to MGIKKLFKIKPPEEDTLEQNRETLNEMGISTRNPSKKKREKFAAYGRFAKDKAQDRVYAPEGYENFTKPQEEDDLNKSELDNATPNAESKGGGPQSADPYAASAGGSDPYAINTSANYGADPYSNMPTNNYQGTGYSENSYTSSGPSYGDPYQAPNGYSSAYSGINGAGNVTSPYGASGSNMQDQNRPKVNPYGGGNFRDNSYSDRSSSRTANTTSNPYGGLNKEQDEYSRSGSFPKSSKQPANPYATLGTDVYASHGVQAGQDSQSKNNPYSRRNVNEYGSATGNEMRTGGAPRRRMGRPDMSTNRLTSTKSAADTLDLNKSAVDGDDLNEEPRAGEFDFEEERPSYGENTVGVDELDLNAPLNEQDQQNDFNSTIADHQEQLYQEAPQWQLEDEGLSQSEYTQHNQGAYKTFDELQREEEARQQQEEDEAVDEVKQEIRFTKQSSVASTRNTLKMAQEAEMSGMNSIGLLGHQSERLNNIEGNLDLMKVQNKIADDKVAELKKLNRNILAVHVSNPFNSKRRQREREEKIKNRKIEEKLMKEHTSQQLARSTQRIEGAMNANDDINTVREKYQRKQILDRSKQFQFENDEEDDMMEVEIDRNLDQIQQISGRLKKLAMATGEELDSQQKRVRNIEDNTDDLDIKIHLNTTRLSGIR; encoded by the coding sequence ATGGGTATTAAAAAgctattcaaaattaaacCTCCAGAGGAGGATACTCTAGAGCAGAACAGGGAAACTCTGAACGAAATGGGTATTTCAACGAGGAATCCTTCTAAGAAGAAGAGAGAGAAGTTCGCAGCATATGGTAGATTTGCCAAAGACAAAGCTCAAGATAGAGTGTACGCTCCGGAAGGATATGAGAACTTTACTAAGCCACAGGAAGAGGATGACCTGAATAAATCAGAGCTAGATAATGCGACGCCAAATGCGGAGAGTAAAGGAGGAGGACCCCAGTCTGCAGACCCGTATGCAGCCTCGGCTGGAGGCTCAGATCCTTATGCAATAAATACTAGCGCTAATTACGGGGCTGATCCGTACTCGAATATGCCTACGAATAACTATCAGGGAACTGGCTACTCGGAAAACAGCTATACATCGAGTGGACCTTCGTATGGTGATCCATACCAGGCACCTAATGGCTATAGTAGCGCATATAGCGGCATCAATGGGGCTGGCAATGTTACCTCACCATATGGCGCTTCTGGCAGCAATATGCAGGATCAAAACAGACCGAAGGTAAATCCCTATGGTGGGGGGAATTTTAGGGACAATTCATATTCTGATCGGTCTTCGTCCCGTACTGCGAATACGACATCGAATCCATACGGTGGCCTAAATAAGGAACAGGACGAATATTCAAGGAGTGGATCATTTCCTAAGAGTAGTAAACAGCCTGCGAACCCGTATGCGACCTTGGGTACCGACGTGTACGCGAGCCACGGTGTACAAGCAGGTCAGGATAGTCAATCTAAAAACAATCcatattcaagaagaaatgtGAATGAGTATGGTAGCGCAACAGGGAACGAAATGAGAACAGGCGGAGCCCCGAGGCGTAGAATGGGACGTCCTGACATGAGTACCAACAGACTAACATCTACCAAATCTGCGGCAGATACTCTTGATCTGAATAAAAGTGCAGTTGATGGTGAcgatttgaatgaagaaCCTCGAGCAGGAGAGTTTGATTTCGAAGAGGAAAGGCCAAGTTATGGGGAAAACACTGTGGGTGTTGATGAACTGGATTTAAACGCGCCATTAAATGAACAGGATCAACAAAATGACTTCAATTCGACCATAGCAGATCATCAAGAGCAGCTTTACCAAGAGGCCCCCCAGTGGCAATTAGAGGATGAAGGTCTTTCACAATCAGAATATACCCAGCATAATCAAGGAGCTTACAAAACATTCGATGAGCTGCAAagggaagaagaagcacGTCAGCAGcaggaagaagatgaggcTGTGGATGAAGTCAAGCAAGAGATTCGATTCACTAAGCAAAGTTCCGTAGCATCTACTCGGAATACGTTGAAAATGGCTCAGGAAGCTGAAATGTCCGGGATGAACTCAATCGGTTTACTTGGGCATCAAAGTGAAAGACTTAATAACATCGAAGGAAATTTAGATTTGATGAAGGTGCAAAATAAAATTGCTGATGACAAAGTAGCAGAGCTAAAGAAACTAAACAGAAATATCCTTGCCGTTCATGTATCGAATCCTTTTAACTCAAAAAGACGACAAAGAGAGAGAGAGGagaagatcaaaaataggaaaatagaagaaaagttAATGAAAGAGCATACCAGTCAACAATTAGCGAGGTCAACGCAACGTATTGAAGGTGCTATGAATGCTAATGACGATATAAATACCGTaagagaaaaatatcaaagaaaacagATCTTGGATCGCTCCAAGCAATTTCAGTtcgaaaatgatgaagaagatgacatGATGGAGgttgaaattgatagaaacctggatcaaattcaacagaTAAGTGGAAGgctaaaaaaattggcaATGGCTACAGGTGAGGAATTAGATTCACAACAAAAACGTGTCAGAAATATTGAGGACAATACTGACGATttagatatcaaaattcattTAAATACAACAAGATTATCGGGAATCAGGTAA